A single genomic interval of Electrophorus electricus isolate fEleEle1 chromosome 4, fEleEle1.pri, whole genome shotgun sequence harbors:
- the si:ch211-242e8.1 gene encoding uncharacterized protein si:ch211-242e8.1 isoform X1, with protein MRSAWPWVLAVWGLSAGAPPAHSTSVNPILLMTTLTPPTEEQAMPTELPSSNETERTKHFDSLSCVSLLPPRRGSYYVEQGTGVSLGSILVFWCREGYQLVGSEKIACVLHAGVPRWSNYLPVCESIPKPDAQGLRMALLVSLISGMVILVMAVSFTVCCIQEHLSKQKQKHRTGRSRRREKHRSGSRRSPSWLVREELDWEAFPPPKIFNLSQRFERPAPHGSPLYSGVIRGCENRGSQESLLRSTHPGVYHADSQLYPNLVLQRVQTAPNLQGSPPTPVYLHISSPSSTKAPPHPSVPLP; from the exons ATGAGATCAGCATGGCCGTGGGTTTTGGCCGTGTGGGGGCTAAGTGCGGGGGCTCCCCCTGCCCACAGCACGTCAGTGAACCCCATTTTGCTCATGACCACCTTAACTCCGCCCACAGAGGAGCAAGCCATGCCCACTGAGCTGCCTAGCAGCAatgagacag AAAGAACCAAGCATTTTG ACAGCTtgagctgtgtgtctctgcttccCCCACGGAGAGGATCGTACTATGTGGAGCAGGGTACAGGGGTGTCTTTAGGCTCCATCCTGGTGTTCTGGTGTAGGGAGGGCTACCAGCTGGTGGGCAGTGAGAAGATCGCCTGCGTCCTGCATGCCGGTGTGCCGCGATGGAGCAACTACCTACCCGtctgtgaga GTATCCCAAAGCCAGACGCCCAGGGTCTGCGCATGGCCCTGCTGGTGTCCCTAATCAGTGGAATGGTCATCCTAGTCATGGCTGTGTCCTTCACCGTGTGCTGCATCCAGGAGCATCTCAGCAAGCAAAAGCAGAAACATCGGACGGGCAGGAGCAG GAGAAGGGAAAAGCACCGTTCTGGGTCTCGGAGGAGTCCATCCTGGTTAGTGAGAGAAGAACTGGACTGGGAAGCTTTCCCACCCCCCAAAATCTTCAACCTATCCCAGCGCTTTGAGCGGCCTGCCCCCCACGGGAGCCCGCTCTACTCTGGAGTCATCAGAGGCTGTGAAAACCGAGG GAGTCAGGAGAGCCTTCTGAGGAGCACTCACCCTGGTGTTTATCATGCTGACAGCCAGCTCTATCCCAACCTCGTGCTCCAGAGGGTCCAGACAGCACCGAACCTCCAGGGCAGTCCTCCTACACCAGTGTACTTGCACATCTCTAGTCCTTCCAGCACCAAAGCTCCACCCCATCCATCAGTCCCTCTCCCATAG
- the si:ch211-242e8.1 gene encoding uncharacterized protein si:ch211-242e8.1 isoform X2 has protein sequence MRSAWPWVLAVWGLSAGAPPAHSTSVNPILLMTTLTPPTEEQAMPTELPSSNETDSLSCVSLLPPRRGSYYVEQGTGVSLGSILVFWCREGYQLVGSEKIACVLHAGVPRWSNYLPVCESIPKPDAQGLRMALLVSLISGMVILVMAVSFTVCCIQEHLSKQKQKHRTGRSRRREKHRSGSRRSPSWLVREELDWEAFPPPKIFNLSQRFERPAPHGSPLYSGVIRGCENRGSQESLLRSTHPGVYHADSQLYPNLVLQRVQTAPNLQGSPPTPVYLHISSPSSTKAPPHPSVPLP, from the exons ATGAGATCAGCATGGCCGTGGGTTTTGGCCGTGTGGGGGCTAAGTGCGGGGGCTCCCCCTGCCCACAGCACGTCAGTGAACCCCATTTTGCTCATGACCACCTTAACTCCGCCCACAGAGGAGCAAGCCATGCCCACTGAGCTGCCTAGCAGCAatgagacag ACAGCTtgagctgtgtgtctctgcttccCCCACGGAGAGGATCGTACTATGTGGAGCAGGGTACAGGGGTGTCTTTAGGCTCCATCCTGGTGTTCTGGTGTAGGGAGGGCTACCAGCTGGTGGGCAGTGAGAAGATCGCCTGCGTCCTGCATGCCGGTGTGCCGCGATGGAGCAACTACCTACCCGtctgtgaga GTATCCCAAAGCCAGACGCCCAGGGTCTGCGCATGGCCCTGCTGGTGTCCCTAATCAGTGGAATGGTCATCCTAGTCATGGCTGTGTCCTTCACCGTGTGCTGCATCCAGGAGCATCTCAGCAAGCAAAAGCAGAAACATCGGACGGGCAGGAGCAG GAGAAGGGAAAAGCACCGTTCTGGGTCTCGGAGGAGTCCATCCTGGTTAGTGAGAGAAGAACTGGACTGGGAAGCTTTCCCACCCCCCAAAATCTTCAACCTATCCCAGCGCTTTGAGCGGCCTGCCCCCCACGGGAGCCCGCTCTACTCTGGAGTCATCAGAGGCTGTGAAAACCGAGG GAGTCAGGAGAGCCTTCTGAGGAGCACTCACCCTGGTGTTTATCATGCTGACAGCCAGCTCTATCCCAACCTCGTGCTCCAGAGGGTCCAGACAGCACCGAACCTCCAGGGCAGTCCTCCTACACCAGTGTACTTGCACATCTCTAGTCCTTCCAGCACCAAAGCTCCACCCCATCCATCAGTCCCTCTCCCATAG